The following DNA comes from Saccharomyces mikatae IFO 1815 strain IFO1815 genome assembly, chromosome: 8.
CCATAAACAATCTCGAGCTTCACTCCTCTGTTAACACAGCTACATATACTTTTGTGCTTAAGAAAAGTTGGCAGGCGTGAGCCGTATTGAAAGGTTAGCAAGTCAATATCCAGATTTGTGGTTGATAGAGTAAGACCCTTTTCGCTGATTGGCAGCGCTGCTACAATATCAAAGGCCTGGCTTATCTTGGAAAGAGACTGCCCTTTTGAAGGATCGTCGATGATTAATGTAATCCTGCTATACAATTTTAGCCCCGTATTAGCCATCAACACCCCAAACCTTTCTTTAATATGAATGGGGTTTAAcatttttatatctttgggaaatttttcactgtGGTTGACCGTAAAATTAATGGCAATGTGTGTATACCCCAATATATGCATTGTGGTTAGTGTTTTTGTCAAATTATTTATTGCCTGGGAGGTAACTTTATCCGCATAACTGTTCTGCGGCCACGGCACATTCAAATCTACCAGCATTCTTGGTTTTACAGGTGCTCTGTCCTTTGTTGTCTGTATTTGTTCAGGATAGTTATTTCTTATTATTAGTtgaatgaaatttttttattctgcGAGACGAGAATATGGCATCGCCCATAAATagatttttcatatttttgcCAGTAAAATagcaaaagagaaaggagATGTAGTCGACATATTATATCACAATTATAATCCGGAAGGCTCGTTCAAATGAGCCATCGAGCGTTTATATTTATCGGTATGTGTTTATGTATGTACGTAAGCATTTGGCCGAGATCCTATGTCTTCTTAGTCCTTTCTCCAGTCGCCGTTGATGCTTCTGGATCTGTTCAATGCTAGTCTCAAACTAGCCAATTCACTAATAGTTTTATTAACTTTGCAACAGTTTGGATCTAGATTCAAGTTGGTGGCCAATTTAACCACATAACCATTGATATACTCAATTTCAATATCCCTCAAGAACAAAGTGTCCTGTCTCATTGAACTACTGTTTTTAGAATTAACTTCACAACCAATTCTAGTGACTTCAGAGACCATATTATCGGTAGTTAATATTGAATTGATGTCCATTTCTGGGTATTCTTCATTACCGTTGAATTTGTCACGGTAATCAAATAATGGCTTATAAGCCAACCTCAATATTTGTAAACACTCATCAATTATTGAAGTAAAAACTGGACCACAATCGTCTTTCATTTCGCCATTGAGACAATCTAAAATAGCCGTAACTGGATTTATGCACGCGTTAACTAAGAACTTAAATAGTTGGCCGAATAGCATTTCTTGGTAAGTGGTGTGTTCTATTCCAAATTCTTTGGCAAATTTCGGTTCTGTTAATAACTTTACTAAAGAGTTTTTGGCAGCATCGTTTTCAACTACGGActtcttttgaatcatGTCATTATCTGTCCAAGGCAATCTGGCAACCTTCATACCGGCCCACCCGGCGTGATTAAAGATGCCTGCCTTGTCCTGATAAACACCATGAGAGATGACACCTTGAAATAAACGAGGTCTATTTTTTGAATCGGtaaatatttcttcttttaacaGTTCTAAAACACCTAGTCCATTTTGAATCAGAATCAAATTTgtattttcattgatgTAAGGCAAATAGGGAGCCAGTGCTTCCTTTGTTTGGTAAGTCTTTGTAGTGACGACTAAATTGTCAATAGGCTTTTTGGAGAATGTTTCAGGGCATTCGCTTTGCTCAACCGGATACGATAATAGTGGTGAACCTTTCGCATAAATTTTACGAATCGATACTTTGTTCTCGTTGGCCTTCTGAAATTGTGCAAGTCTTTCTTGTGATCTAAATAATGGCACAACAAGGGCATTGGTGAATCTGAGAAGGTCCACGGCCAAAACGGTACCCATGGCACCCAATCCAAGGATATGAATAGTGCTTCTTTGTGGAGCAGTCATGTTATGTTAGCTTTTTTCTATGTATGTtgtatatactttttcttatcGTTATAAAATCATACAAAGTAGAGGTTACAGTGTACAGCATCTTTATACTTCAATGTTACTTCACCGAACTTGATATTACGATAAGACTTCTCGAGAAGCCGTTAGCAGCGCcccataaaaaaaaaaaggaaaccGTAAGAAATGAAATACTTCAAGTAAATGAGGCATGGTTCATTAGCGAACAGTAAACAGCATCATAGTTTTCCTGATTCACGATTCTTGAATCAGATATTATATActctttcttgaaaaatggtATAGTTCCAtcatgtatatatttttctgtacatatatatttatacaCTACATCTTAAAGTGTTCTATAATTCACCCTTGACAGCATTGCCAGTTTTCAAATCTCTACCTGTGACCTTTAAAGCACCATCTTTGTTaatgttgaaaataatttCAATGCCATCAACATTCTTGATACCTAATTCCATCAATTTCGTACCTAAAGTATATAGTTTTTCTCTGACGACTTCAGGTTCATCGTCGGACCATTCACTttcatcgtcttcttcaccaCTTTCCTCTTTTGGAGCTGGCTCCAAGGTCTTCTCTTCGATATGATGGTCACCTTCATAAACGCCAATCAAGAAATCGCCTTTGGCATGTTTCAAAGtcactttcttttgtaCAGGGAACGAAGTTTCAGCAAGCAATACTGGGTGGAATTCGCCCTTAGCACCAAGCAAACCAATTGCTTTCTTTAAATGTGGAgtattgatgataactgGCTGCAAAGCTTCGGCTAATTCGTCAGCATCGTAATCGCTAATCAGTCTTGCTTGCAAAGCGGCACCAGATGCGGCCAACTCGTTTGGATTATTAGAAGCGTTCTTGTTCTGTGGACCAAGGATTTCAACAGATTCTGGCAATGTATATTCCAAGTTAGTGGTCAATTTTGGAGTAAATGATACACCACCTGTTAAAAGAACAGCGTTAATGTCTAATGGATCTAATTCTGCCTTGGCAATGACAGAATCAAtgaaagaggaaaattGAGCAAAGACTTTGTTAGCCACCAATTCGTATCTCATTCTGTTGATGGAAGCGTGATAATCAAAACCATCGGCTAATGAATCAATGGAAATGGTAGCTGAAGTAGCATTGGATAGTGTCTTCTTAGTAATGGAAGAGTTGGCCTTTAATTTGGCCAAAGATCtagcattttttcttggattGGCTTGATACTTCTTCTGGAATTCACTAGCAAAATATTCGACTAATTCAGTGTCCAAGTTGTCACCACCGAGGTTAAAGTCATGAGCAGTCGATAAAATAGTGAAAACACCATTACGAACGGCAATAACAGCGGCATCAGATCTGATACCACCGAAATCGGCAATAACCACGTTAACGTCATTTTCGAATGGGAATTGCTCAGTATGAGCTAATAGAGCCGCAGAAGGttcattgatgaattgaaCGATTTTCAAACCAATTTTGGCGGCAGATGCCTTCAGTGCGACCTTTTGTTCCTCACTAAAGTTGGTTGGAACTGTCAATACGGCTTCCTTGACGGTGGAACCAATATAATCTTCGGCAGCCAACTTTAATCTGTTCAAATGTCTAGAAACAACTTCATCAACAGtaagttcttcttccttaCCTTCACCTCTTGCAATAACAAACCCAACTTTACCGTCGATCTCAACAGCTGGGGCACCGTTAGCGCATTTGCTGACATCACACTTTTCGAATGGCAAACCAATGAAGTCACGGAAATTGATGATAGTATTTTTTGGATTTCTGATCAATTGTTGTAAAGCTTGACCACCATGATATTCATCTTCACCTACGTACGACAAAGCGGATGGGATGGCACGTTCACCATCAGGATTAGCAATGACATCAACATCGTTCTTTGGATTGATGTAGGCAATGGAAGAAGAGGTGTTACCGAAGGTGATACCGATCACGGGAGAGGACATCTTGTTCGTTGTTCTGGTTGTAACTGTGCTAGTAGAAATCACAATAAATTTACaggaaattcaaaatatgCTGTAGAGGCCAGCTTACTACAGTGGATTTCATATACCATCTTGCCTCATCATCtcttggaaaaaatttcacaTCGCATtcgacgaagaagaagatcaaTTCACGTACATAGTGACAGTTGTTTTTTACTGATCGTTGAATAATCTTATTACGCGAAATGAGTTACGAATGGTTCGGGAAACAAACGGGAAATAAATATGAAATGGTAAGCGCTTTCATTTATATCACAGTATATCtatataaaaaacaaatagaTGAATGTATCTAAGTGAACCTAGGACTCCGGTATTTAAAATTTGGGGTATATCCCAACCTTTTTACCTTTCTCCCATATCCATGTTTTCTCTTGTCATcattcttcctcttcttcctttacCTCTGGcaattttttccttatttCTTCTGTTCATTTCCATGACAACTTCCCCATTTGCCTTGTCGACCGAATCTCTTAAAGTTAGTATAATGTTCTTGTCTACATTTTCTTTCGGTAGTTTCTTGCCCaaaacttcttcaattcttaGGATCAACTCCAAATCATATTGGGATACCAGCGATATAGATTTTCCTGACCTACCAGCCCTTGCAGTTCTTCCCACACGATGAATGTAGGACTTTGAATCCACGGGAATATCATAGTTTACAACTATATCTACGGATGGAATATCCAACCCTCTAGCAGCGACATCAGTGGCTACAAGAATAGACCTTTTACCTGCCTTGAAAAGATCAAGAGCACCCATCCTTTGGTTTTGATTTAGATCACCGTGCAATGCAGTGGCACTAAACTCTAACAAATTGCATAATCCTGACAATCTTTCAGCGTTGGCCTTTGTTCTCGTAAAAATAATCATCGTTTTCCCAATGAATTCatttaataaataaattagGTAAGTGTTCTTAAGACCACCTGGAACAACCATCAGCGTTTGCACTAATGTATCTACAGTTTGGTATTTATTCGATACAGCACATTTCACAGGGTTTGTCAAACTGGCTCTTTGTAATTTGTCAATCTTAGAAGTCATGGTGGCAGAAAATAGATAAGTTGTTCTTTCTTGGGTTGgaattattttcaaaattctatCAAGAACAGGCCCAAATTCCATGTCTAACAATCTATCAGCTTCATCCATAACCAGGAATTTTAGTTTTCTTAAAGAAAATCCTTTGGTGTTCTCCAAATGATCCATTAATCTACCAGGTGTAGCAATGATAATATGTGGCTTTCTCATTAAGTCTCTGGCTTGATCCATCATATTCATACCACCCACAATGCACGTGGATCTTACGCCCATCAACGATCCTAATGAGtcaaaagtttctttaatttgttgAGCCAATTCTCTTGTTGGGGCAAGAATACATGCATAGTATGGTTCCTGATCATGCCATAAACGATTTAAAATTGGGATGGCAAATGCAGCAGTCTTACCGGAACCTGTTTGAGCTAGTCCAATTATATCATGACCTTCCAGTGCTGGGGGAATTGACTTGGATTGAATAGGCGTGGGTTTAGAATAATTCAAGTTTTTGCATGCTTGGATCAATTCAGGAACCAAATTTAGCTCGCTAAaggtttcaaaagattcatCCTCATTAACATTTTCGTTTTCCGTTGAAGATatcgttttcattttcggtTTCAAagtctttttctctttgacgctaacattttcttcagaatCTGACTCTGAACCACCTTCTCTTTCTGCATCTATATGCTGTTTTTGGTTCTCAAGGGCCTTTGCCCTAATCTTTTCGGCCAAAGAAGTTAATTCATTAGCagtcttcttttccttcttcttaACAATTCCAGACATTTGTGTAACTTGCTTGGTAATTTCTCTTGTcaaatatagatatatagtAATGAGTAGAAGCGTTATATAgttacatatatatttgttaaTCCTAAATGCTCATCGATCAAATTAAATTTTCTATTCTATATCATCTCCAACGaaagtgaaatttttcaatgaaaaaaaatgagaagaaGCTCATCTCATCGCAATATTTGTTTGTGATATCTGCTTTTAAGTTCGAGGAATTACTACTGATAAAGAAGGAAATATCCAGCATAGAGAAAACTCCTATAATTCAAGATGGCCAAGAgaagacaaaagaaaagaacacATGCTCAAATCACGCCTGAGCAGGAACAAGGTATTCCTAAATCAATGGTCATTAGAGTGGGTCAAACTTCATTGGCAAACCACTCGTTGAATCAATTAGTAAAGGATTTCCGTCAAATTATGCAGCCACATACAGCTATTAAACTGAAAGAGCGTAAATCCAATAAACTAAAAGATTTCGTCGTTATGTGTGGGCCATTAGGTGTTACTCATCTTTTCATGTTCACCCAATCTGAAAAGACAGGAAATGTGTCGCTAAAGATAGCAAGAACTCCGCAGGGTCCTACTGTTACTTTTCAAGTACTGGACTATTCTCTGGGTAAAGATATTaagaagtttttgaaaaggccAAAATCGTTGAATAACGATGATGTGTTAAACCCACCATTGTTAGTTCTGAATGGGTTTACcacatcaaaaaaatctggtGAAGATGATCAGAACGTAAATGTAGAAAAGGTTATTGTTTCCATGTTTCAGAATATTTTTCCACCTCTAAATCCGGCTAGAACTTCATTGAATTCTATCAAACGTGTATTTATGATCAATAAGGATAGAGAAACGGGAGAAATATCTATGCGTCATTACTTCATTGATATCAGAGAAGTGGAGATTTCtagaaatttgaaaaggctTTATAAAGCAAAAAACAATTTAAGTAAAACAGTGCCGAATCTACATCGAAAAGAAGACATATCTTCGTTGATATTAGATCATGATTTAGGTGCCTACACATCTGAAtctgaaattgaagatgatgctATTGTGAGGGTCGTTGATAATCAGGATGTGAAGGCAAAGCATTCTCAAAATTCCAAATCGCAAAGGACTCCAGTCGAAAAggttgatgatgaagagcatggaaaagaaaaagaagatgaagatgaagatgtagAAATGAAGGAGGCCAAGCAATCAGAAACCTCTCAACCAACTCCACGTAAGAAGGCTATCAAGCTGACAGAATTAGGGCCGAGACTAACCCTAAAATTAGTTAAAATAGAAGAAGGTATCTGTTCAGGCAAGGTGTTACATCATGAATATGTTCAAAAGTCaagtgaagaaatcaaagctTTGGAAAAGAGGCACGCCGTGAAGATGAGACTCAAGGagcaaagaaagaaggagcaagaagaaaacattgCCAAAAAGAAGGCTGTTAAGGACGCCAAAAAGCAACGTAAattggaaagaagaaaagccAGAGCAGCAGAAGAGGGTGAAGGGGAAGACAAAGATGATACTATGAACGATGATGAGACTTCTTCTAGTGAAGATGAGCATTATAGCGACGTACCAGATGATCTAGATAGTGATTTATACAGTGAAGTCGAATAGGCAGCTCTTCAGTACCAAAATATTTCAGTTCAAAGCTGGTTATTTGTCAAAGCACGTATACTTCTTCACTTTAGATAACTTGCATACTTAATACATAAGTTTTATCAAATATAGAACACAAGTTTTTTGTGTTTAAGTTATACGTCTAAAGTCAAACATCGATCTCAGAAGAcatgtgaaaaaaaaatctaattTACCTTTTTTGGGCCACTTTaacttattattatatgCATAGAAGGGGCTGGGACATTTCAAGAGGGTGCTTTTTCGAAGGTTGACCTACCAAAATGTTATCCACAACTTGGATTTTCAAGGATATTCTATCTAGGCACCGAGTTAAGGCGTTCGATAGTTTACTTTCGAGAAAACTCCCTGtatcaaaaacaacaaagCATCTTCAACTAGGAGAgcatttccttttcttctcgCCCTCATTTGATAAGCTTGATACAGATGGTTACTTCAGCTACCAAAGCCCTGCCATTCTGCTAGGGAACCCTGATTTGCATTATTGTAGAAGAATTTGGGGACAAGGAGAGATTATTCAATATTCACCCCTCCTCTTAGACCAGGAATATGCATGCCACGAATCtattaaatatataaaaaaacttcGAGACGAGCATGTTGTCTGCATTGAAAGGGCACTCATGCAAACAAGCTCTGAAAACGCGTTCAACAAATCTGGCGTTTGTTTATTAGAGAGAAGAGTGTTGATGTATACCAATTCTTTTGCCAATAAGACTACAACAAGGGCATTAACGGAAAAGGAAGATTATAGAAGCCTACTAAATTTTACTGTTACTGATATGGATATTGTAGCATATGGTCAGCTGTCTTTGAATCCGCATCGAATTCATTGGGACAGAGGATACAGCCGCCACGTTGAGGGGTACAATGATATCATCATGCAGGGCCCCTTCTCGGTACAATTATTACTGAAATGCATCCAACCACTCCTGGACAAGCCAATCAGACAATTGCGGTATCGCAATTTGAATTATATATATCCTAACACGACTTTAAGCATATGTCAATCCCTGAACTCCTCGGATAAAAAGTGCAAGTTTCAAATTAGGGACCTCCAGGAAACCAATCTAGTTTACTTGGTAGCTGAAGctatcttttgaaaatgacgAAGATGTAATCTTCATAGGTAACCATGGCTGCGCGTtgctttcttcttgaaacTGTGAGTTTGGTTGGTCAACCTCAGAATACCACGAACGAGATGACCATGATATCTCGCCATCACCAGTTTGAAGGTAAACGCATTGCGGGAGGAATCGAAAaaaggtgaaaaaaaaaatcaaaaagataaaaagtAAAGTGAAAAACGAAAAGTAGTGAATATTACTGTTGCTGCTCAAAGTGTTTTTTTGAATCTCATCCAGAGCAAACCGCATAGGAAGAAGTGCTTTTACTAAGTCAACATATACACGAGTCAAAGTGAATGTCCAATATCAACGAAAAACTACCAGAATTATTGCAAGACGCAGTCTTGAAAGCGTCGGTTCCTGTTCCAGATGACTTCGTCAAGGTTCAAGGTATTGACTATTCAAAGCCTGAAGCCACTGATATGAGGGCAACCGACTTAATTGAAGCCATGAAGACCATGGGTTTCCAAGCTAGTTCTGTGGGCACTGCTTGTGAAATTATCGACAGTATGAGATCATGGAGAGGTAAGCACATTGACGAATTGGACGaccatgaaaaaaaaggttgCTTCGATGAGGATGGGTACCAAAAGACGACTATCTTTATGGGTTATACTTCTAACTTGATTAGTTCTGGTGCACGTGAAACCTTACGTTACTTGGTCCAGCATAAGATGGTCGATGCTGTTGTTACTTCCGCTGGTGgtgtagaagaagatttaaTTAAATGCCTTGCTCCAACTTATTTGGGTGAATTTGCATTGAAAGGTAAGTCATTACGTGATCAAGGTATGAATCGTATTGGTAATTTACTGGTTCCAAATGATAATTACTGTAAGTTTGAGGAATGGATCGTTCCAATTTTGGACAAAATGTTGGAAGAACAGGATGAATACGTACAAAAGCACGGTGTTGACTGTTTGGAAGCAAACCAAGATGTGGATTCGCCAATCTGGACTCCATCAAAGATGATTGATCGTTTCGGTAAGGAAATCAATGATGAATCATCTGTTTTGTACTGGGCACACAAGAACAAAATTCCTATCTTTTGTCCATCTTTGACTGACGGTTCGATCGGTGACATGTTGTTTTTCCATACTTTCAAAGCATCACCTAAACAACTTAGAGTAGACATTGTAGGAGACATCCGCAAAATCAACTCAATGTCCATGGCCTCTTATAGAGCTGGTATGCTTATCTTGGGTGGTGGTTTAATTAAACATCACATTGCCAATGCCTGTTTAATGAGAAATGGTGCTGATTATGCCGTTTACATTAATACTGGTCAAGAGTATGATGGTTCTGATGCAGGTGCTAGACCTGACGAAGCAGTTTCTTGGGGCAAAATCAAGGCTGAAGCCAAATCTGTCAAACTTTTTGCTGATGTAACCACGGTTCTCCCACTGATTGTTGCTGCCACTTTTGCCAGTGGTAAACCAATCAAAAAAGTTAagaattaatgaaaaaatttgacatgaaatatttgatatgaaaaaaaatgaatcgATTTGATCCTTTTTGCTTGAAAAGATTTGTTTTGATATAGAGATAAATAAGAAATGAACatataatattatcaaaaagtATGATTGAATGTTTGcgataaaaatgaattaACTGCATTTCTATAGCTGCTGATCCTGTTTGTGTGTGTCTGGCAATAAActtgtatatataatttaCCTACGGCGTGTgacatttatatattggTGAATAGCagattttatatattcttattGGTTACCATTACCTCTCATTTTCTCGGCGGTTAGGATATCATTGCCAATGGATTCCATCACGTTTTTCTCAATCAGCTCACCTATATTGGGATACACCATACTAGCTTCGTAAGCGCTCACTATACGTTGTTGAGTAATGCCAATTTCGCAGAACGCCAATGCTTTGATCACGTTTGCATATCGACAAATTGTTTGTCGTATACTGTTTGATATCGAGGAGTCGTTTTCGTCTGAGTATATTTGCCATgaagattcttcttctagtcTTGTTATGGAGGGATTTAATGATACCGCACCAGTGGGCCCAGGTGATTTACTCGAGGCATTGTTGTTGGCAGCGGGCGTGTCCCTTGCTAGGTCCATCTGAGATGTTTTCCGTAACCATATGTAACCATTTACTCCAAGAACCACAGTTATGTTACCAGGTAAATTATGGGTATGATTTTTGGCTCTAACAATTAACGAGCTTGGAACCTGGCAAAACATTCCGTTTCTTAGCTTTCCGTATTTTAGAGACCTTGTATGTAACGAAGCACTACCATCTTGGAATAATGACTGTACTTCTGCGTTCAGAAGATCTCCTTCTTTAAGGAAGCTTCTCATCTGCAGTTCGTCAGTTTCGgattttcttcttaaaaTACCACCTGGTAAATTAACGGAACCCAACATAAGCACTGCGTGTTGCTTACCACCAATGTCTACTTTCCATCTCTTATTACCCACTTCAGCAATCCTTCCCACAATGTGGTCTCCAGTTTCTGGGGCATAACGACCTTTCAATGGAATAACTGACAGCAGTCTATTGACACGGGATACCATACCGGCAACGGACGAGTAAGTCATATTATCAAGGAAATAAGTACCGTGACCCCTCATCCAGATGGGGTCATCAGTAACCAATTCACCTGGTGTTACTATTTGAGAATCAGACTGGTCTCTAGAAGATGAGTTTACATCCGGCAAGTATACATCTTGTTCATCATCCTCGTCATCTGATATTCCTGTGTTGTTATATGATAAATTAGATGAATTTTGGAAGGCACCATTCCGTTTAGTAATTGTGATAACTTCTGACATGTCTGTTTACCCCTCTGAGACTACGAAACGAGTCCGCCAAAGAGCACTTCTTACTGGaaggattttttttcagtccTGGTTTTGATTCTCTTGTGTTTTTTCTCTCAGCTCATCGCTCAGTTCCGtaatgtgaaaaaaaaaaaagaaaaagtgaagaCCTTTTCACTGAGAAATATGTCAGTTTAAACCAGAGCTAACGGTAAGGACAGTTTTCATTGCATGAAAATCGCACGACCATTATTTCAAAGTGTTAATAGACTAATTAGATCGTGCAAGATGTCAGGAGTATTCCCATACCACCCGCCTGTAAACCGCGAAATGCAAGAGTTGGACAGGTCATTCTTTGTTACCAAGATATCAATGTGTGCAGTCAAGTTCCCCGAGCCCAAGAATATCAGTgtcttttccaaaaacttCAAGGATTGTATCTTGAGGGTGCCACGTATCCCACACGTGGTTAAGTTGAATGCTGCCAAGCCGGTGGAGGAACCTACCACCGTGCAGACCAAAAAGCTAAAGACCACAGATGGCTACAATGGCACGATAACAAAAGGTGTGCTGCTGCATGAATCAATTCACAGCGTGGAGGATGCGTATGCCAAATTGCCCGAAGAGGCTTTGGCGTTTCTCAAGGAAAACAGAGCCGAGATTGTAGCACATGTATACGTGCTCGACTACGATTTCTGGAAGGCCGAGGAGATCCTTCGAGCAGTATTGCCTGAGCAGTTTTTGGAAGAAGTCCCAACAGGGTTCACTATTACAGGCCACATCGCACATTTGAACCTGCGCAGCGAGTTCAAGCCATTCGACTCGCTCATCGGACAAGTAATCCTCGAcaagaacaacaaaatcGAATGCGTTGTGGACAAAGTCAGCTCCATTGCCACACAGTTCAGGACTTTTCCTATGAAAGTCATTGCTGGCAAAAGCAATGACTTAGTGGTCGAACAGAAGGAGTCCAACTGTACCTTCAAATTCGACTTCAGCAAGGTCTACTGGAACTCCAGACTGCACACAGAGCATGAAAGACTGGTCAAACAGTACTTCCAGCCTGGCCAAGTCGTGTGTGACGTCTTTGCCGGCGTGGGACCCTTTGCCGTACCCGCCGGCAAGAAAGATGTCATTGTTTTGGCCAACGATCTCAATCCGGAGAGCTACAAGTACTTGCAAGAAAACATCGCGCTAAACAAGGTCACAAAAACTGTGAAGTCCTTCAACATGGACGGTGCTGACTTCATCCGCCACTCGCCACAGTTATTACAACAATGGATCCAGCATGAAGAAGGTGGTAAAATTAAAATTCCTTTGCCAGTGAAGAAACGACACAGGTCACAACAACCCCAAGAACAGCAACCGCCACAACCGCTCATCAAAGAGCTCATAATTCCGTCGCAAATTAGTCACTATGTCATGAATCTACCGGATAG
Coding sequences within:
- the RPP1 gene encoding RNA-binding RNA processing protein RPP1 (similar to Saccharomyces cerevisiae RPP1 (YHR062C); ancestral locus Anc_5.332), with the protein product MLVDLNVPWPQNSYADKVTSQAINNLTKTLTTMHILGYTHIAINFTVNHSEKFPKDIKMLNPIHIKERFGVLMANTGLKLYSRITLIIDDPSKGQSLSKISQAFDIVAALPISEKGLTLSTTNLDIDLLTFQYGSRLPTFLKHKSICSCVNRGVKLEIVYGYALRDVQARRQFVSNVRSVIRSSRSRGIVIGSGATSPLECRNILGVTSLIKNLGLPSDKCSKAMGELASLVLLNGRLRNKSHKQTIVAGGGDEGEDDVVNDVQGIDDIQTIKVVKRTMDPAQLGHASKRHKP
- the PAN5 gene encoding 2-dehydropantoate 2-reductase PAN5 (similar to Saccharomyces cerevisiae PAN5 (YHR063C); ancestral locus Anc_5.334), giving the protein MTAPQRSTIHILGLGAMGTVLAVDLLRFTNALVVPLFRSQERLAQFQKANENKVSIRKIYAKGSPLLSYPVEQSECPETFSKKPIDNLVVTTKTYQTKEALAPYLPYINENTNLILIQNGLGVLELLKEEIFTDSKNRPRLFQGVISHGVYQDKAGIFNHAGWAGMKVARLPWTDNDMIQKKSVVENDAAKNSLVKLLTEPKFAKEFGIEHTTYQEMLFGQLFKFLVNACINPVTAILDCLNGEMKDDCGPVFTSIIDECLQILRLAYKPLFDYRDKFNGNEEYPEMDINSILTTDNMVSEVTRIGCEVNSKNSSSMRQDTLFLRDIEIEYINGYVVKLATNLNLDPNCCKVNKTISELASLRLALNRSRSINGDWRKD
- the SSZ1 gene encoding ribosome-associated complex protein SSZ1 (similar to Saccharomyces cerevisiae SSZ1 (YHR064C); ancestral locus Anc_5.335) translates to MSSPVIGITFGNTSSSIAYINPKNDVDVIANPDGERAIPSALSYVGEDEYHGGQALQQLIRNPKNTIINFRDFIGLPFEKCDVSKCANGAPAVEIDGKVGFVIARGEGKEEELTVDEVVSRHLNRLKLAAEDYIGSTVKEAVLTVPTNFSEEQKVALKASAAKIGLKIVQFINEPSAALLAHTEQFPFENDVNVVIADFGGIRSDAAVIAVRNGVFTILSTAHDFNLGGDNLDTELVEYFASEFQKKYQANPRKNARSLAKLKANSSITKKTLSNATSATISIDSLADGFDYHASINRMRYELVANKVFAQFSSFIDSVIAKAELDPLDINAVLLTGGVSFTPKLTTNLEYTLPESVEILGPQNKNASNNPNELAASGAALQARLISDYDADELAEALQPVIINTPHLKKAIGLLGAKGEFHPVLLAETSFPVQKKVTLKHAKGDFLIGVYEGDHHIEEKTLEPAPKEESGEEDDESEWSDDEPEVVREKLYTLGTKLMELGIKNVDGIEIIFNINKDGALKVTGRDLKTGNAVKGEL
- the RRP3 gene encoding RNA-dependent ATPase RRP3 (similar to Saccharomyces cerevisiae RRP3 (YHR065C); ancestral locus Anc_5.337), with amino-acid sequence MSGIVKKKEKKTANELTSLAEKIRAKALENQKQHIDAEREGGSESDSEENVSVKEKKTLKPKMKTISSTENENVNEDESFETFSELNLVPELIQACKNLNYSKPTPIQSKSIPPALEGHDIIGLAQTGSGKTAAFAIPILNRLWHDQEPYYACILAPTRELAQQIKETFDSLGSLMGVRSTCIVGGMNMMDQARDLMRKPHIIIATPGRLMDHLENTKGFSLRKLKFLVMDEADRLLDMEFGPVLDRILKIIPTQERTTYLFSATMTSKIDKLQRASLTNPVKCAVSNKYQTVDTLVQTLMVVPGGLKNTYLIYLLNEFIGKTMIIFTRTKANAERLSGLCNLLEFSATALHGDLNQNQRMGALDLFKAGKRSILVATDVAARGLDIPSVDIVVNYDIPVDSKSYIHRVGRTARAGRSGKSISLVSQYDLELILRIEEVLGKKLPKENVDKNIILTLRDSVDKANGEVVMEMNRRNKEKIARGKGRRGRMMTRENMDMGER
- the SSF1 gene encoding rRNA-binding ribosome biosynthesis protein (similar to Saccharomyces cerevisiae SSF2 (YDR312W) and SSF1 (YHR066W); ancestral locus Anc_5.338) is translated as MAKRRQKKRTHAQITPEQEQGIPKSMVIRVGQTSLANHSLNQLVKDFRQIMQPHTAIKLKERKSNKLKDFVVMCGPLGVTHLFMFTQSEKTGNVSLKIARTPQGPTVTFQVLDYSLGKDIKKFLKRPKSLNNDDVLNPPLLVLNGFTTSKKSGEDDQNVNVEKVIVSMFQNIFPPLNPARTSLNSIKRVFMINKDRETGEISMRHYFIDIREVEISRNLKRLYKAKNNLSKTVPNLHRKEDISSLILDHDLGAYTSESEIEDDAIVRVVDNQDVKAKHSQNSKSQRTPVEKVDDEEHGKEKEDEDEDVEMKEAKQSETSQPTPRKKAIKLTELGPRLTLKLVKIEEGICSGKVLHHEYVQKSSEEIKALEKRHAVKMRLKEQRKKEQEENIAKKKAVKDAKKQRKLERRKARAAEEGEGEDKDDTMNDDETSSSEDEHYSDVPDDLDSDLYSEVE